One part of the Gossypium raimondii isolate GPD5lz chromosome 1, ASM2569854v1, whole genome shotgun sequence genome encodes these proteins:
- the LOC105785648 gene encoding probable peroxygenase 5 isoform X1, with protein sequence MAFSMPPEALLEGVGDAGAAKPSGSEQSVLEKHVAFFDRNHDGIVYPWETFEGFRAIGAGYLLSMTGAFLIHFALSSKTRPGKCPSPFFPIEVKNIHLAKHGSDSGVYDSDGRFISLKFEEIFRKFARTHGNALTSGELMAMLKANREPQDYKGWIGSWTEWMTLYNLCKDNNGLLRKEIVKGVYDGSLFERMERDRKPHRK encoded by the exons ATGGCTTTTTCTATGCCACCAGAAGCTCTTCTAGAag gAGTTGGTGATGCAGGGGCAGCTAAGCCTAGTGGTTCTGAACAAAGCGTTCTGGAAAAGCATGTTGCATTCTTTGACAGAAACCATGATGGCATCGTTTATCCATGGGAGACTTTTGAAG GTTTTCGAGCAATCGGGGCAGGTTATCTCTTGTCCATGACCGGTGCTTTCCTCATTCACTTTGCTCTCAGTAGCAAAACTCGCCCT GGGAAATGTCCTTCTCCATTCTTTCCAATTGAGGTTAAAAATATCCACCTGGCTAAACATGGCAGTGACTCTGGTGTATATGACAGTGATGGAAG ATTTATATCATTGAAGTTTGAAGAAATCTTCAGAAAGTTCGCCCGTACCCATGGCAATGCCTTAACATCTGGTGAACTCATGGCAATGCTCAAGGCCAACAGGGAACCACAGGATTACAAAGGATg GATTGGTAGTTGGACGGAATGGATGACATTATACAATCTTTGCAAGGACAACAATGGATTACTGAGGAAAGAAATAGTTAAAGGCGTTTATGATGGAAGCTTGTTCGAACGCATGGAGAGGGACAGAAAACCTCACAGAAAATAA
- the LOC105785648 gene encoding probable peroxygenase 4 isoform X2, which produces MAFSMPPEALLEGAAKPSGSEQSVLEKHVAFFDRNHDGIVYPWETFEGFRAIGAGYLLSMTGAFLIHFALSSKTRPGKCPSPFFPIEVKNIHLAKHGSDSGVYDSDGRFISLKFEEIFRKFARTHGNALTSGELMAMLKANREPQDYKGWIGSWTEWMTLYNLCKDNNGLLRKEIVKGVYDGSLFERMERDRKPHRK; this is translated from the exons ATGGCTTTTTCTATGCCACCAGAAGCTCTTCTAGAag GGGCAGCTAAGCCTAGTGGTTCTGAACAAAGCGTTCTGGAAAAGCATGTTGCATTCTTTGACAGAAACCATGATGGCATCGTTTATCCATGGGAGACTTTTGAAG GTTTTCGAGCAATCGGGGCAGGTTATCTCTTGTCCATGACCGGTGCTTTCCTCATTCACTTTGCTCTCAGTAGCAAAACTCGCCCT GGGAAATGTCCTTCTCCATTCTTTCCAATTGAGGTTAAAAATATCCACCTGGCTAAACATGGCAGTGACTCTGGTGTATATGACAGTGATGGAAG ATTTATATCATTGAAGTTTGAAGAAATCTTCAGAAAGTTCGCCCGTACCCATGGCAATGCCTTAACATCTGGTGAACTCATGGCAATGCTCAAGGCCAACAGGGAACCACAGGATTACAAAGGATg GATTGGTAGTTGGACGGAATGGATGACATTATACAATCTTTGCAAGGACAACAATGGATTACTGAGGAAAGAAATAGTTAAAGGCGTTTATGATGGAAGCTTGTTCGAACGCATGGAGAGGGACAGAAAACCTCACAGAAAATAA